One Bacillus amyloliquefaciens DSM 7 = ATCC 23350 DNA window includes the following coding sequences:
- a CDS encoding MIP/aquaporin family protein, translating into MTAFWGEVIGTMLLIIFGGGVCAGVNLKKSLSYQSGWIVVVFGWGLGVAMAAYAVGGISGAHLNPALTIGLALEGSFPWKDVPVYIAGQMIGAIIGAVIVYLHYLPHWKATDDPAAKLGVFSTGPSIPHTFGNMISEVIGTFVLVLGILAIGANEFTKGLNPLIVGFLIVAIGISLGGTTGYAINPARDLGPRIAHAFLPIPKKGPSNWRYAWIPVLGPIMGGAFGGVFYNAAFKGNVTPSFWFVSVIMVIVLFILYIYTKKSQSQKTLSNSKYI; encoded by the coding sequence ATGACAGCATTTTGGGGAGAAGTAATCGGTACAATGCTGCTTATTATTTTCGGCGGCGGCGTTTGTGCGGGAGTCAACTTAAAGAAATCGCTTTCATACCAATCCGGATGGATTGTTGTTGTATTTGGCTGGGGGCTGGGCGTAGCCATGGCGGCATATGCTGTCGGCGGCATCAGCGGCGCTCACTTGAATCCGGCTTTAACGATAGGCCTTGCGCTTGAAGGCAGTTTTCCTTGGAAAGACGTCCCTGTTTATATTGCGGGACAGATGATCGGAGCCATTATCGGTGCGGTTATTGTGTACCTTCATTATCTGCCCCATTGGAAGGCGACGGATGATCCGGCCGCTAAACTGGGCGTTTTCTCAACCGGACCGAGTATTCCTCATACATTTGGGAATATGATAAGTGAAGTCATTGGTACATTTGTGCTTGTGCTCGGCATTTTGGCAATCGGAGCGAATGAATTTACAAAAGGGCTGAACCCGCTGATTGTCGGATTTCTCATCGTTGCCATCGGAATTTCTCTTGGAGGAACGACCGGGTATGCGATCAACCCTGCGCGGGATTTGGGGCCTAGAATCGCGCACGCCTTTCTGCCGATTCCGAAAAAAGGGCCGTCAAATTGGAGATATGCCTGGATTCCCGTTCTCGGTCCGATCATGGGCGGTGCGTTCGGCGGCGTATTTTACAATGCCGCGTTTAAAGGGAATGTGACACCTAGCTTTTGGTTTGTAAGCGTTATAATGGTTATCGTGCTTTTCATACTCTATATTTACACCAAAAAATCTCAATCACAGAAAACATTATCAAATTCTAAATATATTTAA
- a CDS encoding aspartate aminotransferase family protein produces the protein MSGVEHVQKNQSLKQKDKELIWHAMKGAEPDDSIIVQKGEGAWVTDIDGRRYLDGMSGLWCVNIGYGRKELADAAYSQLKELPYYPLTQSHKPAIELAEKLNEWLGGDYVIFFSNSGSEANETAFKIARQYHIENGDHSRFKFISRYRGYHGNTMGALVATGQAQRKYKYEPLSQGFLHAAPPDLYRNPADADTLESAHEIDRIMTWELSETIAGVIMEPIITGGGILMPPDGYMAKVEEICRRHGALLISDEVICGFGRTGEPFGFQHYGVSPDIVTMAKGITSAYLPLSATAVKREIFEKYSGGEPYGRFRHVNTFGGNPAACALALKNLQLMEDENLIARSRELGERLLRELQPLREHPAVGDIRGKGLLTGIELVKDKITREPADAAAVQHVITSCKKKGLLVGKNGDTVAGYNNVIQLSPPFCLTDEELSFIISTVKESVLSIDF, from the coding sequence ATGAGCGGTGTGGAACATGTACAAAAAAATCAGTCACTCAAACAAAAGGATAAAGAGCTGATTTGGCACGCGATGAAAGGGGCGGAGCCGGATGACAGCATAATCGTCCAAAAAGGGGAAGGCGCCTGGGTTACGGATATTGACGGCAGGCGGTATTTGGACGGCATGTCAGGACTGTGGTGCGTCAATATCGGATACGGGAGAAAGGAACTTGCCGATGCGGCCTACAGCCAATTGAAAGAGCTTCCTTATTATCCGCTGACCCAAAGCCATAAACCCGCGATTGAACTTGCGGAAAAACTGAATGAATGGCTCGGCGGCGATTATGTAATCTTCTTTTCCAACAGCGGATCGGAAGCAAATGAAACCGCGTTCAAAATTGCCCGCCAATACCACATTGAAAACGGCGATCACAGCCGCTTCAAATTCATCTCCCGATACAGAGGCTATCACGGCAATACGATGGGGGCGCTCGTCGCTACCGGCCAGGCGCAGAGAAAATATAAATATGAGCCGCTCTCACAAGGATTTTTGCATGCAGCGCCGCCTGATCTCTATCGGAATCCCGCCGATGCTGACACTTTGGAAAGCGCACATGAAATCGACCGGATCATGACGTGGGAGTTAAGCGAAACGATTGCCGGTGTTATTATGGAACCGATTATTACAGGCGGTGGGATACTGATGCCTCCGGACGGGTATATGGCGAAGGTAGAGGAAATTTGCCGCCGCCACGGCGCGCTGCTGATCAGTGATGAAGTCATTTGCGGTTTCGGCCGCACGGGAGAGCCGTTCGGATTTCAGCATTACGGCGTCTCGCCGGACATCGTCACAATGGCAAAAGGCATCACGAGCGCTTACCTGCCGCTGTCGGCGACGGCAGTGAAACGGGAGATTTTTGAGAAATACTCGGGCGGTGAGCCGTACGGCCGCTTCCGGCACGTGAATACATTCGGAGGCAATCCGGCAGCCTGCGCTCTCGCTTTGAAAAACCTGCAATTGATGGAGGACGAAAATCTGATCGCCCGTTCCCGGGAGCTTGGGGAAAGGCTGCTCCGGGAGCTTCAGCCGCTCAGAGAACATCCCGCGGTCGGAGATATACGCGGAAAGGGCCTTCTCACAGGCATCGAGCTTGTAAAGGACAAAATCACCAGGGAACCCGCTGATGCCGCCGCTGTGCAGCACGTCATCACCTCGTGTAAGAAAAAAGGCCTGCTTGTCGGGAAAAATGGCGATACTGTTGCGGGATATAATAATGTCATTCAGCTGTCACCGCCTTTTTGCCTGACTGACGAAGAGCTTTCTTTCATCATTTCGACCGTCAAGGAAAGCGTGCTGAGCATTGATTTTTAA
- a CDS encoding glycerol-3-phosphate responsive antiterminator, which translates to MSFHNQQILPAIRNMKQFDAFLESLFLYGVILDIHLGQLKGVVNEAKKHGKHLMIHVDLIHGIKHDEYGAEFICQDIRPAGIISTRSAVIAKAKQKKIYAIQRLFLLDTSAVEKSMEFVGKHKPDFIEVLPGIVPTLIREIKEMTGIPIFAGGFIRTEQDVENALQAGATAVTTSDTDLWAKYEHSMTKKD; encoded by the coding sequence ATGAGTTTTCACAACCAGCAGATTTTACCGGCTATCCGGAACATGAAGCAATTCGATGCATTTTTAGAAAGTCTGTTCTTATACGGCGTCATTTTAGATATTCACCTCGGTCAATTAAAAGGTGTCGTGAATGAAGCGAAAAAACACGGAAAACACCTGATGATTCACGTCGATTTAATTCACGGCATTAAACATGATGAATACGGTGCGGAGTTCATTTGTCAGGACATCCGGCCTGCCGGCATCATTTCAACGAGATCCGCGGTCATCGCCAAAGCGAAACAAAAGAAAATATATGCGATCCAGCGTCTGTTTCTCTTGGATACAAGCGCCGTGGAAAAGAGTATGGAATTCGTCGGTAAGCATAAGCCCGACTTTATCGAGGTTCTCCCGGGCATCGTTCCGACTTTAATCCGGGAAATTAAAGAGATGACGGGGATACCGATTTTTGCCGGCGGCTTTATCCGCACGGAGCAGGACGTTGAAAACGCCCTGCAGGCAGGGGCTACGGCCGTGACGACTTCAGACACCGATTTATGGGCTAAATATGAACATTCTATGACAAAAAAAGATTGA
- a CDS encoding bifunctional GNAT family N-acetyltransferase/carbon-nitrogen hydrolase family protein has translation MSEKLDLTRFEKKMVIRNMEEKDINKIIELQKDCFPGMEPWEPEHLISHLAHFPEGQFCAEYEGEIIGSCSSLIINFDEYDDRHTWQDITDDGYITNHNPDGLNLYGIEVMVHPAYRRMKIGHRLYEARKDLARRLNLKSIIIGGRIPNYHKYAEEMTARAYVEQVTRHQIYDPVLSFQLMNGFTLMRINPNYLPDDTASIKYATLMEWNNVDYLPQSKRYYKSAFPVRICVIQYEMKKIYSFEEFANQVEYYVDVASDARSDFAVFPEIFTTQLMSFLEERSPSLAIQRITEYTEDYISLFTDLAVKYNVNIIGGSHFVEEEGKIYNIAYLFRRDGTIEKQYKLHITPNERKWWGISAGDRVRVFDTDCGKIAIQICYDIEFPELARIAADQGAKIIFTPFCTEDRQGYLRVRYCSQARAVENQIYTVISGTVGNLPQTENMDIQYAQSAIFAPSDFEFARDGIVGETNPNIEMVVIGDVDLEILRRQRENGTVRQLKDRRKDIYRITHLK, from the coding sequence TTGTCTGAGAAACTTGATCTGACCCGTTTTGAAAAGAAAATGGTCATACGGAATATGGAAGAAAAAGATATCAACAAAATTATTGAGCTGCAAAAAGATTGTTTCCCGGGGATGGAGCCTTGGGAGCCTGAGCATTTAATCAGCCACCTCGCGCATTTTCCGGAAGGTCAGTTTTGCGCGGAGTATGAAGGGGAAATTATCGGTTCATGCTCCAGCCTGATCATCAATTTCGATGAATATGATGACCGCCACACATGGCAGGACATTACAGACGATGGTTATATCACGAACCACAACCCGGACGGGCTGAACTTGTACGGGATTGAAGTGATGGTCCATCCGGCATACAGACGGATGAAGATCGGACATCGGCTGTATGAAGCGAGAAAAGATCTGGCGAGACGATTGAATCTGAAAAGCATCATTATCGGCGGACGGATTCCGAATTACCATAAGTATGCGGAAGAAATGACGGCGAGAGCCTATGTTGAACAGGTGACGCGCCATCAGATTTATGATCCGGTGCTTTCCTTCCAGCTGATGAACGGATTTACGCTTATGCGGATCAATCCGAATTATCTTCCGGATGACACCGCGTCCATTAAATATGCGACATTAATGGAATGGAACAATGTCGATTACCTGCCGCAGTCGAAGCGCTATTACAAATCGGCATTTCCGGTGCGCATTTGCGTCATTCAATATGAAATGAAAAAGATTTATTCCTTCGAGGAATTTGCCAATCAAGTTGAATATTATGTGGACGTGGCTTCCGATGCGCGATCTGATTTCGCGGTGTTCCCAGAGATTTTCACGACGCAGCTGATGTCTTTCCTTGAGGAGCGTTCTCCGAGTCTGGCTATTCAGAGGATTACCGAATATACCGAGGACTATATCAGCCTCTTTACAGACCTCGCGGTGAAATACAATGTCAACATTATCGGCGGTTCCCACTTTGTTGAAGAAGAGGGGAAAATTTATAACATCGCCTACTTATTCAGACGTGACGGCACGATTGAAAAACAATATAAGCTTCACATTACGCCGAATGAACGGAAATGGTGGGGCATCAGCGCCGGAGACAGGGTGCGCGTATTTGATACGGACTGCGGAAAGATCGCCATTCAGATCTGCTACGATATCGAGTTTCCGGAGCTTGCGAGAATTGCCGCGGATCAAGGGGCGAAAATTATCTTTACGCCGTTCTGTACTGAAGACCGCCAAGGCTACTTGCGCGTAAGGTACTGCTCTCAGGCGAGGGCGGTTGAAAATCAGATTTACACCGTCATCTCAGGCACGGTCGGAAACCTGCCGCAAACAGAAAATATGGATATTCAGTACGCGCAGTCAGCCATTTTTGCTCCGTCTGATTTTGAATTCGCCAGAGACGGAATCGTCGGTGAAACGAATCCGAATATCGAAATGGTCGTTATCGGGGACGTCGACCTTGAAATTTTAAGAAGGCAGCGTGAAAACGGAACCGTGCGCCAGCTGAAAGACCGGCGCAAAGACATTTACCGGATTACGCATCTTAAATAA